Proteins encoded in a region of the Quercus lobata isolate SW786 chromosome 8, ValleyOak3.0 Primary Assembly, whole genome shotgun sequence genome:
- the LOC115955997 gene encoding uncharacterized protein LOC115955997, whose translation MISWNVKGLNEAGKRLQIRNLLRAWRPDIVCLQETKLEWITRGVVRSIWSCPYVDWSYLSLEGAFGGIVLMWDRRAVEKVEEAVGHFSVSCKFRNIGNQFEWAFTGLYGPNSNKWRRKMWEELTGLISWWDVPWCLGGDFNIIRFPSERLGATTSTQAMYEFLDFISLHGLMDIPMEGGLYTWSNNSSASRIDRFLFSPPLADHFTLFAQRRLSKILSDHYPILLEGGSHRRGRTPFRFENMWLKAENFVDKVKTWWASYLFQGNPSFILAKKLAALKLDLKKWNETEFGNVTLKKQLLWNKLNDLDVREETQPLIAEEKLEQVNLRTEIEKLTLLEEIS comes from the coding sequence ATGATTTCCTGGAATGTCAAAGGATTGAATGAGGCTGGGAAGAGACTTCAGATTCGTAATTTGTTGCGTGCATGGAGACCTGATATTGTCTGTTTGCAGGAGACTAAACTTGAATGGATTACTAGAGGAGTAGTCAGAAGTATATGGAGTTGTCCATATGTAGACTGGTCGTACTTGAGTTTAGAAGGTGCTTTTGGAGGTATTGTATTGATGTGGGATCGGAGGGCAGTGGAAAAGGTGGAAGAAGCAGTAGGGCACTTTTCTGTTTCATGCAAATTTAGAAACATAGGCAATCAATTTGAGTGGGCTTTTACAGGTTTATATGGGCCAAATTCGAACAAGTGGCGTAGGAAGATGTGGGAGGAACTGACAGGGCTGATTAGTTGGTGGGATGTGCCATGGTGCCTAGGAGGTGACTTTAATATAATTCGTTTTCCATCGGAGAGATTAGGGGCTACAACTAGTACTCAGGCTATGTatgaatttttggattttatctcTCTTCATGGACTGATGGATATACCTATGGAAGGAGGCCTTTATACTTGGTCCAACAATTCCTCTGCCTCTAGAATTGACcggtttcttttctctccaccTTTGGCGGATCATTTCACTCTATTTGCACAGAGAAGGTTGTCTAAGATACTTTCAGACCACTACCCAATTCTGTTGGAAGGGGGGAGTCATCGGAGAGGTAGAACTCCTTTtcgttttgaaaatatgtggttgaagGCGGAAAATTTTGTGGATAAAGTGAAAACTTGGTGGGCATCCTATTTGTTTCAAGGCAACCCAAGTTTTATACTAGCTAAGAAGTTGGCTGCCTTGAAGTTGGACctaaaaaaatggaatgaaacGGAGTTTGGCAATGTCACTTTAAAGAAACAGCTGTTATGGAACAAATTGAATGACTTGGATGTTAGAGAGGAGACTCAACCTTTAATAGCTGAGGAGAAGTTAGAACAAGTTAATCTCCGTACCGAGATTGAAAAGCTTACTCTTTTAGAAGAAATTAGTTAG